In Tripterygium wilfordii isolate XIE 37 chromosome 23, ASM1340144v1, whole genome shotgun sequence, one genomic interval encodes:
- the LOC119992898 gene encoding uncharacterized protein LOC119992898 isoform X1: protein MHLLLRCLLFSTYFFSSDRHRFPPLVCEASTRVCGRGRFSLASSSCVLGINLCGCSRLRAFGGGIFWCRRLLSKQTRLTAICKNLVGNPPDASRVFGPSFRPYSASRLVNFFVSLKQKSYKVGNIHLRTEENTVFRWVLIDITSKLQMLRIFS, encoded by the exons ATGCATCTACTCCTTCGTTGCCTTTTGTTCTCCACTTATTTCTTCTCTTCTGATCGACATCGTTTTCCTCCGTTGGTCTGTGAAGCTTCAACACGGGTGTGCGGCAGGGGAAGATTTTCATTGGCATCGTCTTCGTG TGTTCTCGGGATCAATCTGTGTGGGTGTAGTCGGCTACGCGCATTTGGCGGAGGTATTTTTTGGTGTCGTCGTTTGTTGAG CAAACAGACGAGGTTAACAGCTATTTGCAAG AACTTGGTTGGGAACCCACCCGATGCCTCCAGAGTCTTTGGTCCTTCCTTTAGGCCTTATAGTGCATCCAGATTGGTGAATTTTTTCGTTTCTCTAAAGCAAAAATCCTACAAAGTG GGCAATATTCATTTGAGAACTGAAGAAAATACTGTGTTTAGGTGGGTACTGATTGATATTACATCGAAGTTACAAATGTTACGAATATTCTCCTGA
- the LOC119992898 gene encoding uncharacterized protein LOC119992898 isoform X2 — MHLLLRCLLFSTYFFSSDRHRFPPLVCEASTRVCGRGRFSLASSSVLGINLCGCSRLRAFGGGIFWCRRLLSKQTRLTAICKNLVGNPPDASRVFGPSFRPYSASRLVNFFVSLKQKSYKVGNIHLRTEENTVFRWVLIDITSKLQMLRIFS; from the exons ATGCATCTACTCCTTCGTTGCCTTTTGTTCTCCACTTATTTCTTCTCTTCTGATCGACATCGTTTTCCTCCGTTGGTCTGTGAAGCTTCAACACGGGTGTGCGGCAGGGGAAGATTTTCATTGGCATCGTCTTC TGTTCTCGGGATCAATCTGTGTGGGTGTAGTCGGCTACGCGCATTTGGCGGAGGTATTTTTTGGTGTCGTCGTTTGTTGAG CAAACAGACGAGGTTAACAGCTATTTGCAAG AACTTGGTTGGGAACCCACCCGATGCCTCCAGAGTCTTTGGTCCTTCCTTTAGGCCTTATAGTGCATCCAGATTGGTGAATTTTTTCGTTTCTCTAAAGCAAAAATCCTACAAAGTG GGCAATATTCATTTGAGAACTGAAGAAAATACTGTGTTTAGGTGGGTACTGATTGATATTACATCGAAGTTACAAATGTTACGAATATTCTCCTGA